From a region of the Mycobacterium intracellulare ATCC 13950 genome:
- a CDS encoding phytoene desaturase family protein — protein sequence MARSVVVGAGPNGLAAAIHLARHGVDVQVLEAGETVGGGARSAELTVPGVIHDVCSAAHPMAVGSPFWEEIDLPSYGLTWKWPEVDCAHPLDDGTAGLLYRSIDRTVAEMGADGRRWRLAVGDLAAGFDELCQDLMRPVLHVPHHPIRLAAFGPRALLPATVLARWFRTERVRALYGGQAAHAYTRLDRPLTAAMALMFMASGHHYGWPVAAGGSGSIIAALAAVLAEHGAAITTGVTVTSRKDIPDADIVMLDLTPAATLRLYGDAMPGRIKRSYRRYRQGSSAFKVDYAIEGHIPWTNPDCGHAGTVHLGGTFAEIAHSERERSQGRMYRRPFIILGQQYLADPSRSAGNINPIYAYAHVPFGYTGDATEIITDQIERFAPGFRDRVVATVSRGTADLQAYNPNFIGGDIIGGANDGLQVILRPRVSVNPYATGVPGVYLCSQSTPPGAGIHGLCGYHAAEAALGWLRKRRSD from the coding sequence ATGGCTAGGTCAGTCGTCGTCGGCGCCGGGCCCAACGGGCTGGCCGCCGCGATCCACCTCGCCCGCCACGGTGTCGACGTGCAGGTGCTGGAGGCCGGCGAGACGGTCGGCGGGGGAGCGCGCTCGGCCGAGCTGACGGTGCCCGGGGTGATCCACGACGTCTGCTCGGCTGCGCATCCGATGGCAGTGGGTTCACCGTTCTGGGAGGAGATCGACCTGCCGAGCTACGGGCTGACCTGGAAGTGGCCGGAGGTCGACTGCGCGCATCCGCTCGACGACGGCACCGCCGGGTTGCTGTACCGGTCGATCGACCGAACCGTGGCCGAAATGGGCGCCGACGGACGGCGGTGGCGGCTCGCGGTGGGCGATCTCGCCGCCGGCTTCGACGAGCTGTGCCAAGACCTGATGCGCCCGGTCCTGCATGTTCCGCACCACCCCATCCGGCTTGCTGCCTTCGGGCCGCGCGCGCTGTTGCCGGCGACCGTGCTGGCCCGCTGGTTTCGCACCGAGCGGGTGCGCGCGCTATACGGCGGCCAGGCCGCGCACGCTTACACCCGGCTCGACCGGCCGCTGACGGCCGCAATGGCGCTGATGTTCATGGCCAGCGGGCACCACTACGGCTGGCCGGTGGCTGCGGGCGGATCGGGTTCGATCATCGCGGCGCTAGCAGCCGTCCTGGCCGAACACGGCGCTGCGATCACCACCGGCGTCACAGTGACCAGCCGCAAAGACATTCCCGACGCCGACATCGTCATGCTCGACCTCACCCCGGCCGCGACGCTGCGGCTCTACGGCGACGCCATGCCCGGCCGCATCAAGCGCTCCTACCGGCGCTACCGCCAGGGGTCCTCGGCCTTCAAGGTCGACTACGCCATCGAGGGCCACATTCCCTGGACCAATCCCGACTGCGGTCACGCCGGCACCGTGCACCTGGGCGGGACATTCGCCGAGATCGCACACAGCGAACGCGAGCGGTCGCAAGGTCGGATGTACCGGCGGCCGTTCATCATCCTTGGGCAGCAGTACCTGGCCGACCCGTCGCGCTCGGCGGGCAATATCAACCCGATCTACGCCTACGCCCACGTGCCGTTCGGCTACACCGGCGATGCCACCGAGATCATCACTGACCAGATCGAGCGCTTCGCGCCCGGATTCCGCGACCGCGTCGTCGCCACCGTCAGCAGGGGCACCGCCGATCTACAGGCCTACAACCCCAACTTCATCGGCGGCGACATCATCGGCGGCGCCAACGACGGGCTCCAAGTGATCCTGCGGCCCCGCGTCTCCGTCAACCCGTACGCGACCGGTGTGCCGGGGGTATACCTGTGCTCGCAGTCCACCCCGCCCGGGGCCGGCATCCACGGACTGTGCGGCTACCACGCCGCCGAGGCGGCGCTGGGCTGGCTGCGCAAACGCCGCAGCGATTGA
- a CDS encoding HPF/RaiA family ribosome-associated protein has translation MRNSDHAKRNTFRENVIHVGAGFLAKERPHVTQTLSTLEAQLGRWHPKDVDIEVTLQDRGGKEQRITLRTTLPGHPLLVAVAENPDITRALCDAKRELSRQLEHQKSTHDPMNNRRLKRATIRHPD, from the coding sequence ATGAGGAACTCTGACCACGCAAAGCGAAACACTTTCCGCGAGAATGTGATTCACGTAGGCGCGGGCTTTCTCGCCAAGGAGCGTCCACACGTCACACAGACGTTGTCCACGCTTGAGGCGCAGCTAGGCAGATGGCATCCGAAAGATGTGGACATCGAAGTCACCCTGCAGGACCGCGGCGGCAAGGAACAGCGCATCACATTGCGCACAACCCTTCCCGGCCATCCACTGCTCGTAGCAGTCGCAGAAAACCCGGACATCACCCGTGCCCTGTGCGATGCAAAGCGCGAATTGAGCCGGCAGCTTGAACACCAGAAGTCGACACACGATCCGATGAACAATCGCCGGCTCAAGCGCGCGACCATCCGCCATCCGGACTAG
- a CDS encoding DUF3556 domain-containing protein, with the protein MGFMSPELPDVDRSTWPTLPRATRLQVVTRHWAEHGFGTPYAVYLLYLLKIALYVAAPAAIISLTPGLGGLGRIGDWWTQPIVYQKVVIFTLLFEVTGLGCGSGPLTGRFMPPIGGILYWLRPNTIRLPAWPGKVPFTRGDTRTAFDVALYAIVLIGGVWALLSPGHGGPVTTAGDVGLIDPVRVVPTIVALALLGLRDKTVFLAARGEHYWLKLFVFFFPFTDQIAACKLIMLCLWWGAAVSKLNHHFPYVVAVMTSNNALLRSRVFTPLKHLLYLDHVNDLRPSLLPKLMAHVGGTTAEFVVPTVLVFFAADHPWRWFLIAFMVLFHLNIISNLPMGVPLEWNVFFIFSLFYLFGHYGAVRAPDLRSPVLLALVILAVVVVIVGNMFPEKISFLPAMRYYAGNWATSVWCFRAGAEEKIDADIVKSSALVVNQLARLYDPETAEILADKIAAFRAMHVHGRALNGLLPRAIDDEADYKIREGEIVAGPLVGWNFGEGHLHNEQLVEAVQRRCRFEDGDLRVIVLEGQPIHVQRQSYRILDAKTGLIEAGYVDVKDMLTRQPWPEPGDDCPVHVIDDAHG; encoded by the coding sequence TGGGCGGAACACGGCTTCGGCACGCCATACGCGGTGTATTTGCTCTACCTGCTCAAGATCGCCCTCTACGTCGCCGCCCCCGCCGCGATCATCTCGCTAACCCCCGGCCTGGGCGGTCTGGGCCGCATCGGCGACTGGTGGACGCAACCCATCGTCTACCAGAAGGTCGTCATCTTCACGCTGCTGTTCGAGGTCACCGGCCTCGGCTGCGGATCCGGGCCGCTGACCGGGCGGTTCATGCCACCGATCGGCGGCATCCTTTACTGGTTGCGACCCAACACAATTCGGCTCCCGGCCTGGCCCGGCAAGGTTCCGTTCACCCGCGGCGACACGCGCACCGCCTTCGACGTCGCGCTGTATGCCATCGTTCTGATCGGCGGGGTGTGGGCGCTGCTGTCGCCCGGCCACGGCGGGCCGGTCACCACCGCGGGCGATGTCGGCCTGATCGACCCCGTGCGGGTCGTCCCGACGATCGTGGCGCTGGCCCTGTTGGGTCTACGCGACAAGACGGTCTTCCTGGCCGCCCGCGGCGAACACTATTGGCTGAAGCTGTTCGTGTTCTTCTTCCCGTTCACCGATCAGATCGCGGCCTGCAAGCTCATCATGCTCTGCTTGTGGTGGGGCGCAGCGGTTTCCAAGCTCAACCACCATTTCCCTTACGTGGTGGCGGTGATGACGAGCAACAACGCGCTGCTGCGAAGCCGGGTGTTCACCCCGCTGAAGCACCTGCTCTACCTCGACCACGTCAACGACCTGCGACCGTCGCTGCTGCCCAAGCTGATGGCCCACGTCGGCGGCACCACAGCGGAATTCGTGGTTCCGACGGTGCTGGTCTTCTTCGCCGCCGATCACCCGTGGCGATGGTTTCTGATCGCGTTCATGGTGCTGTTCCATCTCAACATCATTTCCAACCTCCCAATGGGAGTCCCCTTGGAATGGAACGTGTTCTTCATCTTCTCGCTGTTCTATCTGTTCGGGCATTACGGCGCGGTCCGGGCCCCCGATCTTCGCTCGCCCGTGCTGCTCGCCCTCGTGATCCTCGCGGTGGTGGTGGTCATCGTGGGAAACATGTTCCCCGAAAAGATTTCGTTCCTTCCGGCGATGCGGTACTACGCCGGCAACTGGGCCACCAGCGTGTGGTGCTTTCGTGCGGGCGCCGAGGAGAAGATCGACGCCGACATCGTGAAGAGCTCCGCGCTCGTCGTCAATCAGCTGGCGAGGCTCTACGACCCGGAAACCGCCGAAATCTTGGCGGACAAGATCGCCGCCTTCCGCGCGATGCACGTGCATGGCCGGGCGCTCAACGGGCTGCTGCCGCGCGCGATCGACGACGAAGCCGACTACAAGATCCGTGAGGGCGAAATCGTTGCCGGGCCGCTCGTCGGGTGGAACTTCGGCGAGGGCCACCTGCACAACGAGCAACTTGTGGAGGCGGTGCAACGCCGCTGCCGCTTCGAGGACGGCGACCTGCGGGTCATCGTCCTGGAGGGTCAGCCCATCCACGTCCAACGGCAGTCGTATCGCATCCTCGACGCCAAGACCGGCCTGATCGAGGCGGGCTACGTCGACGTCAAGGACATGCTGACCCGCCAGCCGTGGCCCGAGCCCGGCGATGACTGCCCCGTCCACGTCATTGATGACGCCCATGGCTAG